In the Borrelia turicatae 91E135 genome, one interval contains:
- the rplX gene encoding 50S ribosomal protein L24 codes for MKTKLKVGDNVKILCGKDRGKTGEVVSIDRKNLKVIVKSCNMVKKVVKARTPQEKSKIIDKEAPIDISNVMLFSSGIASRIGFKFENNEKKRYLKKNGENV; via the coding sequence ATGAAGACGAAGTTGAAAGTAGGCGATAATGTAAAAATTCTTTGTGGTAAGGATAGAGGTAAAACGGGTGAGGTTGTTAGCATTGATAGGAAAAATCTTAAGGTTATTGTTAAGTCTTGTAATATGGTTAAGAAGGTTGTCAAGGCAAGAACCCCTCAAGAGAAGAGCAAGATAATTGATAAGGAAGCACCTATAGATATTTCAAATGTAATGTTATTTTCAAGTGGTATAGCTTCAAGAATAGGGTTTAAATTTGAAAATAATGAAAAAAAGAGATACCTTAAAAAGAATGGGGAGAATGTTTAG
- the rplE gene encoding 50S ribosomal protein L5, translating into MSYVPALKKHYKDNIIKELVSEFQYKSIMQAPKIEKIIVSMGVGDAVKNKKLLDSAVYELSQITGQRAVKTKAKKAIAGFKIRQGQEIGAKVTLRGNIMYEFLYKLINLALPRVKDFRGVNGNAFDGNGNYSFGIAEQIIFSEIDYDKIERISGLNVTIVTTALNDREGKALLSKFGMPFSN; encoded by the coding sequence ATGAGTTATGTTCCTGCGTTAAAGAAGCATTATAAAGATAATATTATAAAAGAGCTTGTTAGTGAGTTCCAATATAAATCTATTATGCAAGCTCCAAAAATAGAAAAAATTATTGTTTCTATGGGAGTTGGTGATGCTGTTAAAAATAAAAAGCTTTTAGATTCAGCTGTTTATGAGCTTAGTCAAATCACTGGTCAACGGGCTGTTAAGACAAAGGCCAAAAAAGCCATTGCTGGGTTTAAGATTAGACAAGGTCAAGAGATAGGCGCTAAGGTTACTCTTCGCGGTAATATTATGTATGAGTTTTTATATAAACTTATTAATTTGGCGTTACCTCGTGTTAAAGATTTTAGAGGTGTAAATGGCAATGCATTTGATGGCAATGGTAATTACTCTTTTGGAATAGCAGAGCAAATAATATTTTCTGAGATAGATTATGATAAAATAGAGAGGATATCTGGCTTGAATGTTACAATAGTAACTACGGCTTTAAACGACAGAGAGGGTAAAGCTTTGCTTTCGAAGTTTGGTATGCCATTTAGTAATTAA
- a CDS encoding type Z 30S ribosomal protein S14, with the protein MAKKSMIVKALRKPKYKTRQKNRCKLCGRPKGYMRDFGMCRICFRNHASAGLIPGVSKSSW; encoded by the coding sequence ATGGCTAAAAAATCAATGATAGTTAAGGCCTTACGGAAGCCAAAATATAAAACGAGACAAAAAAATAGATGTAAGTTATGTGGGCGTCCAAAGGGGTATATGAGAGATTTTGGTATGTGTCGTATATGCTTTAGGAATCATGCATCTGCAGGATTAATTCCTGGTGTCTCAAAATCAAGCTGGTAA
- the rpsH gene encoding 30S ribosomal protein S8 — protein sequence MAVTHSVGDMLTKIRNASRVKHESVDLKMSKINKSILDILKEEGYIKNYNIFDKKGISFIKAILNYDNKRNPAINRIDAISTPGRKVYSSYKNMPRIKNGYGILIVSSSKGVITGKQAKDNKVGGELICSVW from the coding sequence ATGGCTGTTACGCATTCAGTGGGAGATATGTTAACTAAGATAAGAAATGCAAGTAGGGTTAAGCATGAGTCTGTAGACTTAAAGATGTCTAAAATAAATAAATCTATCTTAGACATTCTGAAGGAAGAAGGATATATTAAGAATTATAATATCTTTGATAAGAAAGGCATTTCTTTTATTAAGGCAATACTAAATTATGATAATAAGAGAAATCCGGCTATAAATAGAATAGATGCTATTTCGACTCCTGGTAGAAAAGTTTATTCTTCATACAAAAATATGCCAAGGATAAAGAATGGGTATGGCATATTAATAGTGTCTTCTTCAAAAGGTGTTATTACTGGCAAGCAAGCCAAAGATAATAAAGTAGGTGGTGAGCTAATTTGCTCAGTTTGGTAA
- the rplF gene encoding 50S ribosomal protein L6, translated as MSRIGKLPIKIVDSVKVDIKDNIVTVEGKRGKLSQELKSSIKVRVEDSNIIVERSFDDKQTRAFHGLYRSLISNMVKGVSDGFSKSLTISGIGYRVEQQGTSLFFNLGYSTQFEYVIPEGINIRLDGNTKIAVEGIDKCRVGQVAAEIRGLRVPEPYKGKGIKYDNEVIRRKVGKSGVKK; from the coding sequence ATGTCACGTATTGGTAAACTTCCTATAAAGATAGTTGATTCTGTGAAGGTTGATATTAAAGACAACATAGTAACAGTTGAAGGCAAGAGAGGCAAATTAAGCCAAGAACTAAAGAGTAGCATTAAGGTTAGAGTTGAGGATAGTAATATTATTGTTGAGCGTTCTTTTGACGATAAACAGACAAGAGCTTTTCATGGACTTTATAGAAGTTTAATTTCTAATATGGTTAAAGGAGTATCTGATGGATTTTCAAAATCTCTTACTATTAGTGGTATAGGGTACAGGGTTGAGCAACAAGGAACAAGTCTTTTTTTTAACTTAGGATATTCAACTCAATTTGAGTATGTGATTCCCGAAGGAATTAATATTCGACTTGATGGTAATACCAAAATTGCTGTTGAGGGTATAGATAAGTGTAGAGTTGGACAGGTTGCTGCTGAGATTAGAGGTTTGAGAGTGCCTGAACCATATAAGGGTAAAGGAATTAAATATGATAATGAAGTAATCAGACGCAAAGTAGGGAAATCAGGAGTAAAAAAATAG
- the rplR gene encoding 50S ribosomal protein L18, translating into MKKVKEAEKRNIKRKKRIRDRIGFGVADRPRVTVFKSNKYFYVQVIDDVAGHTLASVSTIEKDLKLNKNIDDIRKLGEVLAKKLKDKNINKLIFDRNGYKYHGLIASFATSLREAGIDV; encoded by the coding sequence ATGAAAAAAGTAAAAGAAGCTGAAAAAAGAAATATAAAGCGTAAAAAGAGAATAAGAGATAGAATTGGATTTGGTGTTGCAGATAGGCCTAGGGTTACAGTTTTTAAGTCCAATAAATATTTTTATGTTCAAGTCATTGATGATGTGGCGGGTCATACTCTTGCAAGTGTTTCTACTATTGAAAAAGATCTTAAATTGAACAAAAATATTGATGATATAAGGAAACTTGGCGAAGTTCTTGCAAAGAAACTTAAAGATAAAAACATAAATAAACTTATTTTTGATAGAAATGGTTATAAATATCATGGTCTTATTGCAAGTTTTGCAACTTCTTTGCGTGAAGCCGGTATTGATGTTTAG
- the rpsE gene encoding 30S ribosomal protein S5, giving the protein MESQVHKKQIEKLISLSRVTKVVKGGRRFSFSAFMVVGDGEGQVGWGFGKANDASDAIKKSLASARKNLRVIPIRKGTLPHMVIGDFKKAKVLIKPATQGTGIIAGGPVRAVMEALGVHDILSKSLGSNNSMNVVKATFKAFDLVLDARKVAEIRGKTLRTLWG; this is encoded by the coding sequence GTGGAATCTCAAGTTCATAAAAAGCAAATAGAGAAATTGATATCATTAAGTAGGGTGACTAAAGTTGTAAAGGGTGGAAGAAGGTTTTCTTTTTCTGCTTTTATGGTTGTTGGTGATGGCGAAGGTCAAGTTGGCTGGGGATTTGGTAAGGCCAATGATGCTAGTGATGCAATAAAGAAGAGTTTAGCGAGTGCTAGAAAAAATTTAAGGGTTATTCCTATTAGAAAGGGCACTCTTCCTCATATGGTCATTGGGGATTTTAAAAAAGCCAAAGTTTTAATTAAGCCAGCAACTCAAGGTACTGGTATTATTGCAGGTGGACCTGTTCGTGCTGTCATGGAAGCTTTGGGAGTGCATGATATTTTAAGTAAATCTCTTGGTTCAAATAATTCTATGAATGTGGTAAAGGCGACTTTTAAAGCATTTGACTTGGTTTTAGATGCTAGAAAAGTAGCAGAAATAAGAGGTAAAACTTTAAGGACTTTATGGGGTTAG
- the rpmD gene encoding 50S ribosomal protein L30, which produces MIKRKLRLQLKKIRFKASRSRLKNKAFIKKMKNNREILIKSDIKIEVELKRSLIGKLDSKVKTLKALGLKRIGDKKVHILNKSLQGMLNSVISMVLLSEVKND; this is translated from the coding sequence ATGATTAAGAGAAAATTGCGACTTCAGCTTAAAAAGATTAGGTTTAAAGCCTCAAGATCTAGGTTGAAGAATAAGGCTTTTATTAAAAAGATGAAAAATAATAGAGAAATTCTTATTAAGAGCGATATTAAGATCGAGGTTGAGCTTAAGAGAAGTCTTATTGGGAAATTAGACAGTAAGGTTAAGACATTGAAAGCTTTGGGTCTTAAGAGAATAGGAGATAAAAAAGTTCATATTTTAAACAAGTCTCTTCAAGGGATGCTTAATAGTGTAATTAGCATGGTTTTATTAAGTGAGGTAAAGAATGATTAA
- the rplO gene encoding 50S ribosomal protein L15, with translation MIKLRRPLGANKSRKIVGRGPGSGLGKTSGRGQKGQKARNNSPRIGFEGGQTPLYRRLPIRGFSNHDYKVKYEIVGLGDIDRKFEDGDLVNYNTLLQKGLISKNKKNIKILANGELTKKVNFEVSRISKSAEKLATKIGCSIKLV, from the coding sequence ATGATTAAGCTAAGGAGACCTTTAGGAGCTAATAAGTCTCGAAAAATTGTTGGTAGAGGGCCAGGTTCTGGTCTTGGGAAGACCTCTGGGAGAGGACAAAAGGGACAAAAAGCTAGAAATAATTCGCCAAGGATTGGTTTTGAAGGAGGACAAACGCCTCTTTATAGAAGACTTCCAATAAGAGGTTTTTCCAATCATGATTATAAGGTAAAGTATGAGATTGTAGGACTTGGGGATATAGATAGAAAATTTGAGGATGGAGATTTAGTAAATTATAATACTTTGTTACAAAAAGGGCTTATAAGTAAGAATAAAAAAAATATCAAGATTTTGGCTAATGGCGAGCTTACTAAGAAAGTGAATTTTGAAGTTTCGCGTATTTCAAAGTCTGCTGAAAAATTGGCAACGAAAATTGGTTGCAGTATTAAATTGGTTTGA
- the secY gene encoding preprotein translocase subunit SecY: protein MKGLFFNLFTIKDLRSKFLFTLFILFIFRVGSYLPIPGIDPVALRSYFKSQSDFSITNYFDFFSGGAFSNFSIFMLSIGPYISASIIIQLLVYSFPSLKKMQEGDNGRKKIKKYTKYLTIVAAVAQGYATSLYAKSIPGALNMPFYRYIFIAILTVTTGTFVLLWLGEQINQRGIGNGVSLIIFSGIVVRLQAALFNLFQSMRDPSQNINPVFVILVLSVFILVVILIIYEYKAQRRITIHYARANSRNTVSSYLPIKLNPSGVLPVIFASVLITLPLQILSGFAGTSVLSRQILSYLRPNGLYYTLLNVVLIIGFTYFYSKIQLSPKDISNNIRKNGGTIPGIKADEMEGYLDRIMNRTLFSGSIFLSIIAIIPFLVQNIFRFPYDVSRIMGSSSLLIMVGVALDTLIQIDAYLKTQGLSRGPGKKYAFLQKI from the coding sequence ATGAAAGGTTTGTTTTTTAATTTATTTACAATTAAGGATTTAAGGAGCAAATTTTTATTTACTCTGTTTATTCTTTTTATTTTTAGAGTTGGCTCTTACTTGCCAATACCAGGGATAGATCCTGTGGCGCTTAGAAGTTATTTTAAATCCCAGTCAGATTTTTCAATTACTAATTATTTTGATTTTTTTTCAGGTGGTGCTTTTAGTAATTTTTCTATATTTATGCTTAGCATAGGTCCTTATATTTCAGCATCAATTATTATTCAGCTTCTTGTTTATTCTTTTCCTTCTCTTAAAAAGATGCAAGAAGGGGATAATGGAAGAAAAAAAATAAAAAAATACACAAAATATCTAACAATTGTTGCGGCTGTAGCCCAAGGATATGCCACTAGTCTTTATGCTAAAAGCATTCCAGGTGCACTTAATATGCCTTTTTATAGATATATTTTTATTGCTATTTTAACAGTTACAACAGGCACATTTGTTCTTTTGTGGCTTGGTGAACAAATTAATCAGAGAGGAATTGGGAATGGTGTATCTTTAATAATTTTTTCAGGAATAGTGGTTAGACTTCAAGCGGCTTTATTTAATCTTTTTCAGAGCATGCGAGATCCATCTCAAAATATTAATCCTGTCTTTGTGATACTGGTATTAAGTGTGTTTATTTTGGTTGTTATATTGATCATATATGAATATAAGGCGCAAAGACGAATTACTATTCATTATGCTAGAGCAAATTCAAGGAATACAGTTAGTTCATATTTACCAATTAAGCTTAATCCGTCAGGTGTTTTGCCTGTTATTTTTGCATCTGTGCTTATTACCTTGCCTTTGCAAATTTTGAGTGGATTTGCTGGAACTTCTGTTCTCTCAAGACAAATTTTATCTTATTTAAGACCTAATGGGCTTTATTATACTTTATTGAATGTAGTCTTAATAATAGGTTTTACATATTTTTATTCAAAGATACAATTGAGTCCAAAAGATATAAGTAATAATATTCGCAAAAATGGGGGAACTATTCCAGGTATAAAGGCGGATGAGATGGAGGGTTATTTAGATAGAATTATGAATAGAACATTGTTTTCAGGTTCTATTTTTTTATCTATTATTGCAATTATTCCGTTTTTAGTGCAGAATATTTTTAGATTTCCTTATGATGTCTCAAGGATTATGGGTAGTTCTTCACTCCTTATTATGGTAGGAGTAGCTCTTGATACATTAATTCAGATTGATGCATATTTAAAGACTCAAGGATTGTCTCGTGGACCTGGCAAAAAGTATGCTTTTTTGCAGAAAATTTAG
- the rpmJ gene encoding 50S ribosomal protein L36 — protein MKVRVSVKPICEKCKVIKRKGVLRIICDNLKHKQRQK, from the coding sequence ATGAAAGTTAGGGTAAGTGTAAAGCCAATTTGTGAAAAATGTAAAGTGATAAAGAGAAAAGGTGTTTTAAGAATTATTTGTGATAATCTTAAACATAAACAAAGACAAAAATAA
- the rpsM gene encoding 30S ribosomal protein S13, translating into MARIAGIDLPNNKQLQIALTSIYGIGRARALEICRKTDILPEKRAKDLDNDEVNKLRKIIESDYVVEGKLRSELAMSIKRLMDIACYRGLRHRKGLPLRGQRTKTNARTRKGKRKTVANKKMAAK; encoded by the coding sequence ATGGCTAGGATAGCAGGAATAGATTTGCCAAATAACAAACAACTTCAAATAGCTCTTACGTCTATTTATGGCATAGGAAGAGCTAGAGCTTTAGAAATTTGCAGAAAAACAGATATTTTACCAGAAAAAAGAGCTAAAGATTTGGATAATGATGAAGTTAATAAGCTTAGAAAAATAATTGAAAGTGATTATGTTGTTGAGGGAAAGCTTAGAAGTGAGTTAGCTATGTCTATTAAGAGGCTTATGGATATTGCATGTTATAGAGGCCTTAGACATAGAAAAGGTTTACCCTTAAGAGGTCAAAGAACTAAAACTAATGCAAGAACCAGGAAGGGAAAGAGAAAGACTGTGGCTAATAAGAAGATGGCTGCTAAATAA
- the rpsK gene encoding 30S ribosomal protein S11 — protein MSAKVSTNKKKVKKNIGEGNVYIQATFNNTIVTVSDIRGNTLAWASAGGMGFKGAKKSTPYAAQMTAESALGKVKDFGINYVHVFVKGPGIGRESAIRTVGSTGIIVKSISDVTPIPHNGCRPKKTRRV, from the coding sequence TTGAGTGCAAAAGTATCAACTAATAAAAAAAAGGTAAAAAAAAATATTGGTGAAGGCAATGTTTATATACAGGCTACTTTTAATAATACCATCGTAACTGTATCAGACATAAGAGGAAATACTTTAGCTTGGGCAAGTGCAGGTGGAATGGGTTTTAAGGGTGCTAAAAAATCGACTCCTTATGCTGCTCAGATGACTGCAGAATCGGCTTTAGGTAAAGTTAAGGATTTTGGTATTAATTATGTTCATGTTTTTGTTAAAGGTCCGGGAATTGGTAGAGAGTCTGCCATACGAACTGTTGGATCAACAGGTATAATTGTTAAATCAATCTCAGATGTTACTCCAATACCGCATAATGGGTGTAGACCTAAGAAAACTAGACGAGTTTAG
- a CDS encoding DNA-directed RNA polymerase subunit alpha — MSLGKLLKDFTIPDRIEFVRGEDDSSYGKFIMYPFEKGFGVTIGNTLRRVLLSSIEGYAISAMRIQSNQGGSLKIVSSEFDLIPGVVEDTLEVIANIKNIHLKLDEGVNSTTISLSVNGKDTNVLKAVHLEREGVEVFNKDLVIATLSSEANLDFEFQINYGRGYVSSEQNAKYLEEVNTIALDSIFSPIEKVTYSVEDTRVGQRSDYDKLVMEIWTTGVISAKDAIKKAASIVRDFLLPLVNFEDKVVHSVENSELRDSDILSINIEKLNLSVRSLNCLTKENVKTLGELISKSAEDLSKARNFGKKSLEEIIEKLNTYGLFLGMSKAEALKILNKNDKISH; from the coding sequence ATGTCTTTAGGAAAGCTTTTGAAAGATTTTACTATACCTGATAGGATTGAGTTTGTAAGAGGAGAAGATGATAGTTCTTATGGAAAATTTATAATGTATCCTTTTGAGAAAGGTTTTGGTGTTACTATTGGGAACACTTTAAGGCGAGTTTTGCTATCTTCTATTGAAGGGTATGCTATTTCTGCTATGAGGATTCAGTCTAATCAAGGTGGGTCTTTAAAGATTGTTTCAAGTGAATTTGATTTAATACCAGGTGTTGTAGAGGATACTCTTGAAGTAATTGCTAATATTAAGAATATTCACTTAAAGTTAGATGAGGGAGTTAATAGTACTACAATAAGTCTTTCTGTTAATGGAAAAGATACTAATGTTTTAAAGGCAGTTCATCTTGAAAGAGAGGGTGTTGAAGTTTTTAATAAAGATTTAGTTATTGCTACGCTTTCAAGTGAGGCAAATTTGGATTTTGAATTTCAAATCAATTATGGGAGAGGTTATGTTTCTTCTGAACAGAATGCTAAATATTTAGAAGAAGTTAATACCATTGCACTTGATTCTATATTTTCTCCAATAGAAAAGGTTACATATTCTGTTGAAGATACTAGAGTTGGACAGAGGTCTGATTATGATAAACTTGTTATGGAAATTTGGACAACAGGTGTAATTAGTGCTAAAGACGCAATTAAAAAGGCGGCTTCTATAGTGAGGGACTTTTTGCTTCCATTGGTTAATTTTGAAGATAAGGTTGTACATTCTGTTGAGAATTCTGAACTTAGAGATTCCGATATACTTAGCATAAATATTGAGAAATTAAATTTATCTGTTAGATCTCTGAATTGTTTAACCAAGGAAAATGTTAAGACTTTAGGAGAACTTATTAGCAAAAGTGCAGAGGATCTTTCGAAGGCAAGGAACTTTGGGAAAAAAAGTTTGGAAGAAATAATTGAAAAGCTTAACACTTATGGATTATTTTTGGGAATGTCTAAGGCAGAAGCTCTAAAAATATTGAATAAAAACGATAAAATATCTCATTAG
- the rplQ gene encoding 50S ribosomal protein L17: MKTKVGFNRLDRKSSHRKALLRNMVISLFRHEKITSTKAKLSEVKRFAEKLITRAKVDSVHNRREVSKFIHDKYILNKLFTRISPIFKERKGGYTRVIKLGQRYGDAAEMAILELVDKTLEEKQ; encoded by the coding sequence ATGAAGACTAAGGTAGGATTTAATAGGTTAGATAGAAAGTCAAGTCATAGAAAGGCGCTTTTAAGAAATATGGTAATTTCTCTTTTTAGGCATGAAAAAATAACTTCTACTAAAGCAAAATTGAGTGAAGTTAAGAGATTTGCTGAAAAATTAATTACTAGGGCTAAAGTTGATAGCGTGCATAATAGAAGAGAAGTATCAAAGTTTATACATGATAAATATATTCTGAATAAATTATTTACTAGAATTTCCCCTATCTTTAAAGAAAGAAAGGGTGGGTATACTAGGGTTATTAAGCTAGGACAAAGGTATGGGGATGCAGCTGAAATGGCAATTCTTGAACTAGTTGATAAAACCTTAGAAGAAAAGCAATAG
- the rny gene encoding ribonuclease Y has translation MSYITFSSILAGVLGIVLGFLIRIILGRFSLLNLDKKLKKVQEEAIVEIENEKKRVISHAKAQMLKEKNQQDREIRERKNEVFNLERRLLQREETLDKRISALDKQQSRIDFKLKEFEQKEKIIRDKELSLVKKLENIAGLTKEEAKKIVIEKVENESKRDAQIIINKSEQEAQLLADKVAKDILVSTMQRIVTEVSSEFTVTSVELPNDEMKGRIIGKEGRNIRVLETLIGADIIIDDTPEAVVISCFDPVRKEIAKRTLERLVADGRIHPARIEEIVYSVTNEINNIILEEGEKAVFDLNIHGFDKRLIRGLGRLYFRSSYGQNVLSHSKETAIIGEILAKEMKLDPIVVKRACLLHDIGKGMESISENSEGHAITGAELAQSCGESDIVVNAIAAHHNEIKPESFEAIVVQIADAISASRPGARRESLNNYINRLKRLEEIAYGFEGVQKCYAIQAGREVRIIVDNLLINDEKATMLARDIAKKIEVEMRYPGKIKVTIIRETRVIEYAR, from the coding sequence ATGTCATATATTACTTTTTCTTCTATTCTTGCTGGTGTTTTAGGTATTGTATTAGGTTTTTTAATAAGAATTATTTTAGGTAGATTTTCTTTATTAAATTTAGATAAAAAGCTAAAGAAAGTACAAGAAGAGGCAATCGTAGAGATAGAAAATGAAAAAAAACGAGTTATTTCACATGCAAAAGCTCAAATGCTTAAAGAGAAGAACCAGCAGGATAGGGAAATAAGGGAGCGAAAAAATGAGGTTTTTAATTTAGAGAGAAGGTTATTACAAAGAGAAGAGACTTTAGATAAAAGAATATCAGCTCTTGATAAGCAGCAAAGTAGGATTGATTTTAAGCTTAAGGAATTTGAGCAAAAAGAAAAAATCATACGAGATAAGGAATTATCTCTTGTTAAAAAGTTAGAAAATATTGCTGGTCTTACAAAAGAAGAAGCAAAAAAGATTGTAATTGAAAAAGTTGAAAATGAATCCAAGAGAGATGCTCAAATAATTATTAATAAAAGTGAGCAAGAGGCTCAGCTTTTAGCAGATAAGGTAGCTAAAGATATATTAGTCTCTACTATGCAACGTATAGTAACAGAGGTCAGCTCTGAGTTTACAGTTACTTCTGTTGAGCTGCCTAATGATGAAATGAAAGGTAGAATTATTGGTAAAGAAGGACGTAATATCAGGGTTCTTGAAACATTAATAGGTGCAGATATTATTATTGATGATACTCCTGAGGCTGTTGTTATATCATGTTTTGATCCAGTAAGAAAGGAGATAGCAAAAAGGACCCTTGAAAGACTCGTTGCAGATGGGAGAATTCATCCTGCAAGAATTGAAGAAATTGTTTATAGTGTTACTAATGAGATCAATAATATTATTCTTGAGGAAGGCGAAAAGGCAGTATTTGATTTAAATATACATGGATTTGACAAAAGGCTTATTAGAGGTCTTGGAAGGCTTTACTTTAGAAGCAGTTATGGTCAAAACGTTCTAAGTCATTCAAAAGAAACAGCAATAATCGGAGAAATTTTAGCTAAAGAAATGAAATTAGATCCTATTGTTGTCAAGAGAGCATGTCTTTTGCATGATATTGGAAAGGGTATGGAAAGTATTTCTGAGAATAGTGAGGGGCATGCTATTACGGGTGCTGAGCTTGCTCAGAGTTGTGGAGAGAGCGATATTGTTGTTAATGCTATTGCTGCACATCATAATGAAATAAAGCCTGAAAGTTTTGAGGCTATCGTCGTTCAAATAGCTGATGCTATTTCTGCATCTCGTCCTGGTGCAAGACGTGAAAGTTTGAACAATTATATAAATAGACTTAAGAGACTTGAAGAGATTGCATATGGATTTGAGGGTGTTCAAAAGTGTTATGCAATTCAGGCAGGTCGTGAAGTTAGAATCATTGTTGACAATTTATTAATTAATGATGAAAAAGCTACTATGCTTGCAAGAGATATTGCAAAGAAAATAGAAGTTGAGATGAGATATCCTGGTAAAATAAAAGTTACTATTATTCGTGAAACTAGAGTTATTGAGTATGCAAGATAA
- a CDS encoding TIGR00282 family metallophosphoesterase, which translates to MQDNDVIRALIIGDVIGNGGLKKVFFNLKNLKEKYNIDLTIVNGENSSGGFGITPEIAENLFKAGVNVITTGNHVYADHSIREYLDKQEYILRPNNFSDLLEGHGYCILNVKNEKVAVINIQGFVGMTFIVKNPFENIKKVVNMIRNKVKTIFVDFHAESNYEKESFGYFLNGLVTGVVGTHTHIMTQDERILDKGTAYISDLGMTGSLNSVIGFNPEISLKGLLEYVALRTETVEENVIIQGVVITSHLKTGRALKIERIQK; encoded by the coding sequence ATGCAAGATAACGATGTGATTAGAGCGTTAATAATTGGAGATGTCATAGGTAATGGGGGTCTTAAAAAGGTTTTTTTTAATCTTAAAAATCTTAAAGAGAAATATAATATAGATTTGACAATTGTCAACGGGGAAAATTCCTCAGGTGGTTTTGGAATTACTCCAGAGATAGCAGAAAATCTTTTTAAGGCAGGTGTGAATGTTATTACTACAGGTAATCATGTTTATGCAGATCATAGTATAAGGGAATATTTGGATAAACAGGAGTATATTTTAAGACCAAATAATTTTTCAGATCTTCTTGAAGGACATGGGTATTGTATTTTAAATGTTAAAAATGAAAAAGTTGCTGTTATAAATATTCAGGGATTTGTAGGAATGACTTTCATTGTTAAAAATCCTTTTGAAAATATAAAAAAAGTTGTTAACATGATTAGAAATAAAGTTAAAACTATTTTTGTTGATTTTCATGCTGAGAGTAATTATGAGAAAGAGAGTTTTGGATATTTTTTGAACGGATTGGTAACTGGAGTTGTTGGTACGCATACACATATAATGACGCAAGATGAGAGAATTCTAGATAAGGGGACTGCTTATATTAGTGATCTTGGGATGACAGGTAGTTTGAATTCTGTAATAGGGTTTAATCCCGAGATTTCTCTTAAAGGATTACTTGAATATGTGGCTTTACGAACAGAAACTGTTGAAGAGAATGTGATTATACAGGGCGTTGTTATTACTTCTCATTTAAAAACAGGACGTGCTTTGAAAATTGAAAGAATACAGAAATAG